The region AAGCCGCATTgttagcaattttttttttcttgtcgcCTTTCCGATTCAGGAAACCCCTACACGCTACTGTCAGCCTGTCAGCCAATCTGTTGCTGGAAGTCGAAGagaatatttcctttttttatatattttggatgGGTAAGTGCAGTACAGCTCCCAGAATAAACAAATCTGCAAACATTTGCGAGAAGATCAGAAAATAGAATGGGGTCCAGATCCAAGGGGGTAAAATGCTGGTGCTGCAAATGGAGATACTTAAGCAGAGGTAGTAGACAACAGAAGTAAGCAAGCACCAGCGACTACTGCGCCTCCCTCCCTAAGTTACCTGTAGTTAACTGTATAAACCATTTGTCCGTCACTATTTCTCCTCATGACACTAACAAGGTGCATAGTTACTATTACACACCCGGGCTATCTTTCCTAATGTTACAGTTCTGTAAAATATCCAGGTGATTATTTATTGGTTAACCATGCATGACAGTTCTCCAGAAATTACAACTATATTtcaatacaaattatattactatataGAAGCACAACCATGTTAAAATTATGGCTAGTTAATGCTATTCCAGAGGGTAGACGAGgagcaaaattaattaaaacagaTGAGATTAGATGGACTGGAATATTGTACAATATatttcctccatatttttatgtatgacactgttgacttttaggattacgtttaaccattcgtcttattcaaaatttatatccaaatatgcaaaataataatgcatacttaaagttcctataataataaatcatattataaaaaataattaataattatataattttttttgaataagacgaatggtcaaacatagatctaaaagtcaagagcgtcatataaaaaaatatgaagggagtataagTTAGTGGTCCTGAAAACCAATCAGTCTAAATTTGTGTTActaataaaaagaagaattgGAGACCCCAAAAATAGATAtgtacaaattaatttcagtACATTCAATCATTACCTGAGAGGTAGCTGACTGCAGTCAACTCCTATAGTTTTAACGGCTGTAGGAGTAACAGATAAAAACAACTGAGTATAAGATCCCTTGATATCCTAGTGCCCTGCATTTGTAATTTACAGATTTTTGTATTAGGTGAAGCTGCATGGCATGTACACACTGACTGCTTCCAGAAAGGACACACACAAAAGACTATGAACTCTAGTTATTGTAGAGGATTACATGAGTGCCTTAATATGCCATACTTTGTCACTTACATTCCTCATACAACAAATTATTAgacatttattttctattattctATCAAAGTAAGGTTTATGCAATTCACAAGGACAAAAAAATACTGGTTGACGTAAAAAGTCCGGGACACCAACTGATATCAAGTCAACGTCCTGGTACATCTCGATAAGCATCATTTTCCCTCTTGCTTCTTGTTCTAagttttatgttttgttttcacCTTGAAGTCGAAGATACTAAATTACTTCAAACCAGGACCAAATATCTAAAAACAACATCATAATTTTTTCcctcttactttttttttgtaagcTTTACATTTTGTTTTGCCACAATGACATGTAGCCTGCCAATGCTGATAATATTTGCAAGGCAAGAAGTTACCTGATAAAATCACGAAAGAACTTCTCCATGATGGAAAGTCAGAGTCTCATATATTAGAGAGTCACGCATAGTGTATATGCTCCAATATATGGTGCAACTTTGGAGCCCTTCGTCGAAATATTGGTTCAAGTCGGAAGGATGGGGCTCCACTTCTCCACTTTTTCGCATCATACATCTCATTCCATGCTTGAACTATTTCTTCAACCTTAAAACTCAGTCCTATATAACAAAAAGAACATGGTATCAAACTATGGCCTTAGGTTTGACACACAAAAAGAGCTAAGCATATATAGAGGCTGTTGTTGGTACATTAATCTTTCTTAAAGTATTTGCATGCAGTATTACGTCATTTATATAGGAGTACAACCTTGTTCCAATAGGGGGCAGGAACTCTAAATCTTAatcaacaatatatttgtatctagaatttgcaaaataataaaaaaagaaaatatactatGCAGTAAACTGAGATGATTCAAACGAAATGCTGCAGGATAGTGATTATGACCTTCTTGTGTAGTTTCATTGGCACAATGGTTTTTTACCATCACATTGATGTCTGCGGAAGAAGCCCCTCCAGTCTTAAATTTTTCCATAGCAACTGTTAGAGACTCCTCCCAACTAGGAAGTCCCATGTTGAATTCCACTATAGAGCGTTCATAAAGAATCGTACCCcacaaaatatttacatgcGATCGAATACTTGAAGCCTGTTCAAATGCTTCGTCTGAAGAGATATCCTTCATATATCCATCTATGCCCATCTTCTCAAATATGGCTTTCTCCTTATTTGGTTTTGAGAGGCCTCTCAAGCGTGTATTTTGCATTCCTTCCCACATCTCCATTCCCTTTTCCATATTATCCTCTGCATGGTTAAAGAATCCCAAAACCTCAGTTCCCATGTCAATCTTACATGCAAGAGCATAATACCAACAGAGCTTGGCCTGCTCAAACTGCTGCTGCCCTAGTGCAATAAGACCTTCAAAAAAATCTGGTTTTGTTTTCACAGCTTCTCCATACTTCACACCAGCTTTACCATATTCCGCACAAGCCCATTCATAAGCAACCTTAACCTCCTCAAGTATACATTCTAATGAAGCATCGTCAGACAAGGGAGGCCTTTTTCTTGCAGCAGCCATGTGAACATTTCCCCAGTTAAACAGAGCCAATGCCGCCATTTCTTGGAATTTTAGTTCAGCAACTTGAAATATTTCCTGTGCTTCTTCGCTTGCGACGGTGTCTTCCATAGCTTCATAGTACAATCTCATGCCAAGGTCGTGGAGATCCAAATACAAATCAGAATCAAAACCAACATGGTTCTTGAATAGCCGAGCAAACTGTATCATCCAGTCATCAACAGAGCAGTTCTGATCATCGTCATGCCTAGTGCTTCCATTCTCCGACATGCTATAATAACCTTTCTCTAATGAGGCAAAGGAAGAGCGTCTCCTGAAAACATCCACACCTAGCTCTTGTGCACGATCGACCTGTATAATGTACAATCGAATTGACCCTTCCAGATCTGCCAAGCTGTAGGCCCATCCAAGCTCATCTGATGAAGTGATTGTCACCAAGTCACCTTCCTTGTCCTTGTATTTGATAAGGAACGCTTTCAAAGATGGAAACTTGTTTTGAACAATCTCTCGCAATTGTGATAGATTACAGTTAGCAGGCATTTGAGCACACCTAATGTCCTCTCCAAAGACCAGTTTCAGATCCTTCACTACTTCCTTGACATGGGCATTGGTTTCCATGTGATTTTCATGGTGATTTTCCTCAGTGTGATGCACTGGCCGCATAGCAGAATGCTTTTGTTTCTTAGCGTCAGAACgcctatttttctttcctgcAGTGTGTTTTGCTGGCTTGTGATTCTGTCCTTCCTTCTCTAAACCATTGGTTTCCTTATCTTCTATATGATTTCGATGCTCTTTTGCTCCATTTGCTTCCAGCTGGTCAGTTTGCATTTCTTGATTGCCATCAACATGCTTACAGTCAAATTGCTTCTTGACGGCATGCTTTTTTCCATTCTCCTGACCATTAATCGTCAGCTCTGTGTTCTCATCTTGCCCATAATCTTCGAGATGAATCAACTCCTGCACCTCAATAGCAGAATCACATTTTTTGTGAGAATTTTTCAGCTTCCCCTGTCCCTTCACACGACCAGCGTTGtgctgctccggcggcggtACAGTTTCCTTATCCAAGACAAGAACGCCCTTCTCCTCCAATGCCGCTCTCACCTTGTCCGACATCTCCCGCGCGGCGCGGTTGGCCGGCTCCCAGGCCAGCACGGCCTCGACGTCGGGCCACGCCAGGTCCGGCCGGTCGAGCGCGTGGAAGCAGGCCGCCCGGCGCAGCAGCGCCCGGCTGTACCGGGGCGCCACCTCCAGCGCCAGGTCGCACTCGTGGATGGCGCGGTGGTACTCGGCGGGGCTCATCCGCATGTAGCACTGGGCGACGCAGGTCCGGAGGTGCGCCGCCTCGAGGTGGCCCCGGGGGAGGAGCTGGATCGCCCTGTCGTACCTGAAGGCGGCGCCGTCGTAGTCCCTCCGGTTGAACAGCCTGCTCCCTTCCTCCTTGAGCTCCCGCGCCAGCTCCAGGAAcaccgcctcgtcgccgtccaccgccgccgccggcttcccCATGCCCGGCGCCCGGCCACTCCAACCAGCAACCAACCTTTCGCTCCCGCAAATCTGCCCGGACTCCCTCTGCCCTCTCCTCCTTGTAAATCCCACCAACAAGGCAACAAACTCCAAGGATTATTCGCACGGGAgcaagcaaaagaaagtatacgAGGAGCAGATGCTTCGAGCGCAAGGAAGAAAGCGGAGGCGGGCGGGCGAAGCAAACGAATGGAAGCAACGGGCCCCGGCCGGGGTCGGTGGTGGATAAGCCGCGAGCGGAGGGACGGACAAATGGCGGAAAAGGGGGACGAGAGCGCGAGCCGGTGGTACACCAAGGTCACGAAACGGAAGCCGATACGCGacgccttttttttctttttcattgcTTTTTGGCTGGTGGGTTGGTGACGGCAGCAACGAGGCTCCGCGGGTGGTCGCAGCGGGGCGCGTGGGCGCGGTGCAAGTGCAGGTTGCAGATTCGTGCTGCTTTTGAGGTGGTGGGCGGGTTGGGGGGGTTTTCTTtcgctcggctcggctcggcggCATCCAACGACTCTTGAGGTTGGTGCGGCCTGCAGTAAACGGCTTTTATCGGTTGGCATTGATGGAGCTCGCCGAACCCGGAGCCTCACAGTATCACGTGGTACCGCCGTAACATAATAAAATCAAGGCGTGGTTTCGGTACAGGAAGACTTGTGAACACCCGGACACACCGACATAACTCTCCCGAGACGATGTTAGCACGtattcgtaaataaaaaataattttatatatgtatttttaatgatctaaaactaagactgaaaaataaactttaataaaaaaatttaaattaagtaataaatttaaggctaaaaatttaaaatttgacttataaacgtAAGAAAAAGATACAGTGTTATCTTTTGTCATAGTACGCATCAAGTTACTACTACCCTATACATTTTATTCTATTATAACACAAAATGATGTTGTTCAAAAATTGGTAAAATATAGTGTATAAACCATGttgtcgacgatttggatgtcggcaatatatattgGGTGGCTAACGAGGCACAgagatcgatggttaggatgaagacacagggttacccaggtttagactctcgactagcgagataataccctactcctactcGGCGATTGTATTGAATTGTGGGCAGATCAAATAGAAGATAGCCGACCTGAATATACGGTGTGTTTGGCCGCCcccatgaggggtgcccctatcccccttatatagtgggggacaGGGTTTACAGATAGAGTTCTAATCTGAAAAGACTAAGATATATCCTcattcggttacaactcggatccggtACATGCGGCATGCAATCTGACAGTTACCAAACTTCGGTTGCTACCATATAGATATAATCTcgttcctattcggtacccctacgactgtatgtatacatgtagtctatGGATATTTCTAGTACAGGTATTCCACAGCAGCCCCCGGAGTCGTACATAGCCGCGCAAATCGTCCAAGTAGATTGTTGATCATCAGACGTATCTTCGCACAGTATGCTTGACCTTATCCGAGTGCTTCCTAGGCGCTCCCCGAGTGTTTCCCGAGGGTTCTCgagtactctgtgatgattATAGAGGTTGTGGATGGCTCCGAATGGAAGGAGGAATAGGTGCATCGAAGATGCACCTATTAGATGTAgccccgactctatgcttaaatgtgtaaaaattaaacataaagtCTTCTGTGGATTGTTACCTAAGAGATGTTCTCGAAGTTTCGAGTTTTCCGACTCGAGCAACACTGTTCTGAGTGCTTCCGGACCCAAGTGGTACCTAGCTCTGGTTGCTCTCTCCGAGCGATTTgaacccgagtggtttggagatgGTTTTCGTGTCGTGTCTTCCCAGACATGTAATTATAATTACATTGTGCCCGTAGGGTAGGTTATGCAGTACCGCCTAACCGTTACACccgagtagttagtaccgaaTATATTtgggtttactcaaagtttaggcacaggcTGAAAAGCGCAATTAAGTGTCATGGGCGATATCAACTAGCGCCTGCACGAGTGTGGCCATGGGCCCATAACATAGGTGTACCGTTGATTCCCgaaatgtgagaaatcatgaatttTATGTCACCATTTGGGCGAACCATAAACTCACCACGTTCTCGTCAACATGGTATCAACTGTGCCAGCATCGAATTTTACGCATCGGTCCGCTAGGCCCACGGAGGGACATAGTAACACTTAGtcgattttggagatttggagCCGTTGAAACGTTTTAGTTCGGcgattttggagatttggtgCGATAGAGCACCTGTGCCATAGTAGCCGATCTCGAGGCTCGACTTAATGTAGTCAAAGCTACTCGGGACCGGTTTGCTTCTGCAGCCTTAGCGATCTTTGGGTCGTTCGAGACTATGGCGACCAGCTTCAGCTCCATGCCACCCAATAAAATCCTTGAGAGGCTTTAAAGGGGTACCCGAGCGCGGGGATGAGGTGGTGAGGGATATGGCAATGATTGTAGCTCGTCAAGCCTTCGCCATAATGAAGTCCCTTTGCCCCTAGGTAGTCTTTTTAGCCACCGTCAAAGATTTTATAGCCAATTGCGACTCAGAGAAGGTGTTGGCGCTAGTGGAGCAGGCTAAAGCCATTGTCGACTCCATAGTTCGGACCTTTGACCTGCAAATAGGAAATATAGCCATTAGCAGGAATATGTCTTTTGCAAGACATTTGTTTGTCTGTaatgtaaattgttttgctattgCTTTAAGTCTTTATTCTGATTTAGATTTCGCAATCTGAAATGAGTTGTGTAAACTTGTGCTGTGTACCCATCCCGACAGCCCCCGAGTACATTTAGCCAGCGCGGAGCGTAGTGTATTACTCGGTTTGGTACGGTAAGTAGGGCATAGCCGcgaagtttgtttagctttattcAGATATTGATGTCATGATCAAAAAAGAGCTTTTAAACAATAGACTTTTAAAAGAACCGTATGACATAATATAGTGTAGCCCTCGACTGGCTTGCTGAGGGTGAAAACCACTCGGCGTGGGCAATCAAAGGACGGAGAAAGAGGAAACctttatagaaaaagtacTAAGTATGAAAGGGACTTATCTGTTTGATATTCCATAAGTTCTCTCGTTGATGGCAGTGATGACAGTCGACATACAGATGTGATCACGATTTGGTGGTGATGATCCTGATGTCAAAGAGGGACGTGGCTGGCATGGTAAATAGATTACCACTTAGCGGCGATGAAGTTGATGTGTCCAACATGGTGGCAATGCATGCATTCGGTGT is a window of Oryza brachyantha chromosome 8, ObraRS2, whole genome shotgun sequence DNA encoding:
- the LOC102716438 gene encoding HSP-interacting protein; translated protein: MGKPAAAVDGDEAVFLELARELKEEGSRLFNRRDYDGAAFRYDRAIQLLPRGHLEAAHLRTCVAQCYMRMSPAEYHRAIHECDLALEVAPRYSRALLRRAACFHALDRPDLAWPDVEAVLAWEPANRAAREMSDKVRAALEEKGVLVLDKETVPPPEQHNAGRVKGQGKLKNSHKKCDSAIEVQELIHLEDYGQDENTELTINGQENGKKHAVKKQFDCKHVDGNQEMQTDQLEANGAKEHRNHIEDKETNGLEKEGQNHKPAKHTAGKKNRRSDAKKQKHSAMRPVHHTEENHHENHMETNAHVKEVVKDLKLVFGEDIRCAQMPANCNLSQLREIVQNKFPSLKAFLIKYKDKEGDLVTITSSDELGWAYSLADLEGSIRLYIIQVDRAQELGVDVFRRRSSFASLEKGYYSMSENGSTRHDDDQNCSVDDWMIQFARLFKNHVGFDSDLYLDLHDLGMRLYYEAMEDTVASEEAQEIFQVAELKFQEMAALALFNWGNVHMAAARKRPPLSDDASLECILEEVKVAYEWACAEYGKAGVKYGEAVKTKPDFFEGLIALGQQQFEQAKLCWYYALACKIDMGTEVLGFFNHAEDNMEKGMEMWEGMQNTRLRGLSKPNKEKAIFEKMGIDGYMKDISSDEAFEQASSIRSHVNILWGTILYERSIVEFNMGLPSWEESLTVAMEKFKTGGASSADINVMVKNHCANETTQEGLSFKVEEIVQAWNEMYDAKKWRSGAPSFRLEPIFRRRAPKLHHILEHIHYA